The following are encoded in a window of Carya illinoinensis cultivar Pawnee chromosome 15, C.illinoinensisPawnee_v1, whole genome shotgun sequence genomic DNA:
- the LOC122295863 gene encoding NAC domain-containing protein 30-like isoform X2, with translation MEMESCVPPGFRFHPTEEELVGYYLRRKINSLRIDLDVIVEIDLYKMEPWDIQASCKLGYEEQNEWYFFSHKDKKYPTGTRTNRATTAGFWKATGRDKAVLSKNRIIGMRKTLVFYKGRAPNGRKTDWIMHEYRLQTSEQGPPQEEGWVVCRAFKKPSPNHRQGFEAWAHALYVRESSQVRQPSFPDHLTRTQDHHQAVHPNESPTFHHQPMINSSVLQQDHDQLAYSHTLLENQVLNIELPQLNSPSTLSASFAAANEGLLHKNTVAIEDFDEERSTAISNQYIDWRSLDDLLASQLSSTATTSLNHPNLPSISQII, from the exons ATGGAGATGGAGTCTTGTGTGCCACCAGGCTTTAGATTTCACCCTACAGAAGAGGAACTCGTGGGTTACTACCTCAGAAGAAAGATTAACTCCCTGAGAATTGATCTAGATGTTATTGTTGAAATTGATCTCTACAAAATGGAGCCATGGGATATCCAAG CAAGTTGCAAGCTAGGGTATGAGGAACAGAATGAGTGGTACTTCTTCAGCCACAAAGATAAGAAGTACCCAACAGGAACGCGTACTAATAGAGCAACAACTGCTGGGTTCTGGAAAGCAACAGGGAGGGATAAGGCCGTGCTGTCCAAGAACCGAATCATAGGGATGAGAAAGACTCTAGTTTTCTATAAGGGACGAGCACCCAATGGAAGGAAAACCGACTGGATCATGCATGAATACCGTCTCCAGACATCTGAACAGGGACCCCCTCAG GAAGAAGGATGGGTGGTGTGTAGGGCATTCAAGAAGCCCAGTCCTAATCACAGACAAGGTTTCGAAGCTTGGGCTCATGCTTTATATGTCAGAGAAAGCAGCCAAGTTAGGCAACCTTCATTTCCAGACCACTTGACAAGAACACAAGATCATCATCAGGCCGTTCATCCAAATGAATCTCCAACTTTTCATCATCAGCCCATGATAAATTCTTCAGTACTACAGCAAGATCATGATCAGCTTGCTTACAGCCATACTCTTTTGGAGAACCAAGTACTCAATATTGAGCTGCCACAACTGAATAGCCCCAGTACTCTATCAGCAAGTTTTGCTGCAGCAAATGAAGGTTTGTTGCATAAGAATACTGTTGCCATTGAAGATTTCGATGAGGAAAGGAGCACAGCTATCAGCAACCAATATATTGATTGGAGAAGTTTGGATGACTTGCTCGCATCACAGCTGAGTAGTACTGCAACAACATCCTTAAACCATCCAAACTTGCCTTCAATATCTCAGATCATTTAG
- the LOC122295863 gene encoding NAC domain-containing protein 30-like isoform X1, translated as MEFNMHEGEDHIISMEMESCVPPGFRFHPTEEELVGYYLRRKINSLRIDLDVIVEIDLYKMEPWDIQASCKLGYEEQNEWYFFSHKDKKYPTGTRTNRATTAGFWKATGRDKAVLSKNRIIGMRKTLVFYKGRAPNGRKTDWIMHEYRLQTSEQGPPQEEGWVVCRAFKKPSPNHRQGFEAWAHALYVRESSQVRQPSFPDHLTRTQDHHQAVHPNESPTFHHQPMINSSVLQQDHDQLAYSHTLLENQVLNIELPQLNSPSTLSASFAAANEGLLHKNTVAIEDFDEERSTAISNQYIDWRSLDDLLASQLSSTATTSLNHPNLPSISQII; from the exons ATGGAATTTAACATGCATGAAG GAGAAGATCATATAATATCAATGGAGATGGAGTCTTGTGTGCCACCAGGCTTTAGATTTCACCCTACAGAAGAGGAACTCGTGGGTTACTACCTCAGAAGAAAGATTAACTCCCTGAGAATTGATCTAGATGTTATTGTTGAAATTGATCTCTACAAAATGGAGCCATGGGATATCCAAG CAAGTTGCAAGCTAGGGTATGAGGAACAGAATGAGTGGTACTTCTTCAGCCACAAAGATAAGAAGTACCCAACAGGAACGCGTACTAATAGAGCAACAACTGCTGGGTTCTGGAAAGCAACAGGGAGGGATAAGGCCGTGCTGTCCAAGAACCGAATCATAGGGATGAGAAAGACTCTAGTTTTCTATAAGGGACGAGCACCCAATGGAAGGAAAACCGACTGGATCATGCATGAATACCGTCTCCAGACATCTGAACAGGGACCCCCTCAG GAAGAAGGATGGGTGGTGTGTAGGGCATTCAAGAAGCCCAGTCCTAATCACAGACAAGGTTTCGAAGCTTGGGCTCATGCTTTATATGTCAGAGAAAGCAGCCAAGTTAGGCAACCTTCATTTCCAGACCACTTGACAAGAACACAAGATCATCATCAGGCCGTTCATCCAAATGAATCTCCAACTTTTCATCATCAGCCCATGATAAATTCTTCAGTACTACAGCAAGATCATGATCAGCTTGCTTACAGCCATACTCTTTTGGAGAACCAAGTACTCAATATTGAGCTGCCACAACTGAATAGCCCCAGTACTCTATCAGCAAGTTTTGCTGCAGCAAATGAAGGTTTGTTGCATAAGAATACTGTTGCCATTGAAGATTTCGATGAGGAAAGGAGCACAGCTATCAGCAACCAATATATTGATTGGAGAAGTTTGGATGACTTGCTCGCATCACAGCTGAGTAGTACTGCAACAACATCCTTAAACCATCCAAACTTGCCTTCAATATCTCAGATCATTTAG